From the genome of Neomonachus schauinslandi chromosome 5, ASM220157v2, whole genome shotgun sequence, one region includes:
- the KCNA1 gene encoding potassium voltage-gated channel subfamily A member 1 has protein sequence MTVMSGENVDEASAAPGHPQDGSYPRPAEHDDHECCERVVINISGLRFETQLKTLAQFPNTLLGNPKKRMRYFDPLRNEYFFDRNRPSFDAILYYYQSGGRLRRPVNVPLDMFSEEIKFYELGEEAMEKFREDEGFIKEEERPLPEKEYQRQVWLLFEYPESSGPARVIAIVSVMVILISIVIFCLETLPELKDDKDFTGTVHRIDNTTVIYNSNIFTDPFFIVETLCIIWFSFELVVRFFACPSKTDFFKNIMNFIDIVAIIPYFITLGTEIAEQEGNQKGEQATSLAILRVIRLVRVFRIFKLSRHSKGLQILGQTLKASMRELGLLIFFLFIGVILFSSAVYFAEAEEAESHFSSIPDAFWWAVVSMTTVGYGDMYPVTIGGKIVGSLCAIAGVLTIALPVPVIVSNFNYFYHRETEGEEQAQLLHVSSPNLASDSDLSRRSSSTISKSEYMEIEEDMNNSIAHYRQANIRTGNCTTANQNCINKSKLLTDV, from the coding sequence ATGACGGTGATGTCTGGAGAGAACGTGGACGAGGCTTCGGCCGCCCCGGGCCACCCCCAGGATGGCAGCTACCCCCGGCCGGCAGAGCACGACGACCACGAGTGCTGCGAGCGCGTGGTGATCAACATCTCCGGGCTGCGCTTCGAAACGCAACTCAAGACCCTGGCGCAGTTCCCTAACACGCTGCTGGGCAACCCTAAGAAACGCATGCGCTACTTTGACCCCCTGAGGAACGAGTACTTCTTCGACCGCAACCGGCCCAGCTTCGACGCCATCCTCTACTACTACCAGTCCGGGGGCCGCCTGCGGAGGCCGGTCAACGTGCCCCTGGACATGTTCTCTGAGGAGATCAAATTTTATGAGCTGGGCGAGGAGGCCATGGAGAAGTTCCGGGAGGACGAGGGCTTCATCAAGGAGGAGGAGCGCCCCCTGCCCGAGAAGGAATACCAGCGCCAGGTGTGGCTGCTCTTCGAGTACCCTGAGAGCTCGGGGCCCGCCCGGGTCATCGCCATCGTCTCTGTCATGGTCATCCTCATCTCCATTGTCATCTTTTGCCTGGAGACtctacctgagctgaaggatgacaaggacttcacaggcaccGTGCACCGCATCGACAACACCACGGTTATCTACAATTCCAACATCTTCACGGACCCCTTCTTCATCGTGGAAACCCTGTGCATCATCTGGTTCTCCTTTGAGCTGGTGGTGCGCTTCTTTGCCTGCCCCAGCAAGACAGACTTCTTCAAAAACATCATGAACTTCATCGACATTGTGGCTATCATCCCCTATTTCATCACCCTAGGCACCGAGATAGCCGAGCAGGAGGGAAACCAGAAGGGCGAGCAGGCCACTTCGCTGGCCATCCTCAGGGTCATCCGGTTGGTAAGGGTTTTTAGAATCTTCAAACTCTCCCGCCACTCTAAAGGCCTCCAGATCCTGGGCCAGACCCTCAAAGCTAGTATGAGAGAGCTAGGGCTGCTcatctttttcctcttcattgGGGTAATACTGTTTTCTAGTGCAGTGTACTTTGCCGAGGCGGAAGAAGCTGAGTCGCACTTCTCCAGTATCCCCGATGCTTTCTGGTGGGCGGTGGTGTCCATGACCACTGTAGGATACGGTGACATGTACCCTGTGACAATTGGAGGCAAGATCGTGGGCTCCTTGTGTGCCATCGCTGGTGTGCTGACAATTGCCCTGCCCGTACCTGTCATTGTGTCCAATTTCAACTATTTCTACCACCGAGAAACTGAGGGGGAAGAGCAGGCTCAGTTGCTCCATGTTAGTTCCCCTAATTTAGCCTCTGACAGTGACCTCAGTCGGCGCAGTTCCTCTACTATCAGCAAATCTGAGTACATGGAGATTGAAGAGGATATGAATAATAGCATAGCCCATTATAGACAGGCCAATATCAGAACTGGCAATTGCACCACAGCTAACCAAAACTGCATTAATAAGAGCAAGCTACTGACCGATGTTTAG